A portion of the Pseudorasbora parva isolate DD20220531a chromosome 1, ASM2467924v1, whole genome shotgun sequence genome contains these proteins:
- the lingo1b gene encoding leucine-rich repeat and immunoglobulin-like domain-containing nogo receptor-interacting protein 1-B isoform X1, protein MTFLQVTIKMVAREASGHSYLVACWQPILILMLGTVLSGSATGCPSRCECSAQERSVVCHRRKLIALPEGIPIDTRLLDLSKNRLKAINPEEFLNYPHLEELQLNENIISVIEPGAFSNLLGLRTLGLRNNKLKLIQLGVFTGLSNLTRLDISENKIVILLDYMFQELYNLKELEVGDNDLVFISHRAFHGLSSLEQLTMERCNLTSVPTEAFSHLHNLMTLRLRHLNINIIRDFSFRRLFRLKVLEIANWPLLETLTTKSLHGLNITTLSITNCNLTAVPYVAIQHLVYLRFFNLSFNPIEVVEGNKMHNLLRLQAFHLVGGRLFSIEPYSFRGLNYLRVLNVSSNSLSTLEESAFHSVGNLETLALHDNPLACDCRLLWVFRRRWRLNFNRQQPSCETPEFLQGKEFKDFPDVLPANYFTCQKSKIRDHKAIHRFVDEGTTVQFPCQADGDPAPMIMWQSPKKQFITTKSIGRLSVSPDGTLEVRYAQIQDNGTYMCIAVNAGGNDTRLAHLHVHSYSPNWPHQPNKTFAFISNQPNDNSANGTGSTDPFPFDMKTLIIATTMGFISFLGVVLFCLVLLFLWSRGKGNAKPNIEIEYVPRKVDGESSPNEGSHKISMKMI, encoded by the coding sequence CAGGTTACCATCAAAATGGTGGCCAGAGAGGCAAGTGGGCACAGCTACCTGGTGGCATGCTGGCAGCCCATTCTCATCCTGATGCTGGGTACCGTGCTGTCCGGTTCTGCCACTGGCTGCCCCTCTCGCTGTGAGTGCAGTGCCCAAGAGCGCTCGGTCGTGTGTCATCGGCGGAAGCTGATCGCCCTCCCTGAGGGGATTCCCATTGACACACGACTGTTAGATCTCAGCAAGAATCGCTTGAAAGCCATCAACCCTGAGGAATTTCTCAATTACCCACACCTGGAGGAGCTACAGCTTAATGAGAACATCATTTCCGTCATTGAACCAGGGGCCTTCAGCAACCTCCTCGGCTTGCGAACACTGGGACTACGCAACAACAAGCTGAAGTTGATTCAGCTGGGTGTTTTCACCGGCCTCAGTAACCTCACTCGGTTAGACATTAGTGAGAATAAAATTGTCATTTTGTTGGACTACATGTTTCAAGAACTCTACAACCTGAAAGAGCTGGAGGTGGGGGACAATGACCTGGTGTTCATCTCTCACAGAGCTTTTCATGGCCTCAGCAGCCTAGAGCAGCTCACTATGGAAAGGTGCAACCTGACCTCTGTGCCAACAGAGGCCTTCAGTCATCTTCACAACCTGATGACCCTCAGACTGCGGCATCTGAACATCAACATCATCAGAGACTTTTCCTTCAGGAGGCTTTTTCGACTCAAGGTCTTAGAGATAGCAAACTGGCCTCTTTTAGAAACCTTGACCACAAAGTCCCTCCATGGACTCAACATCACAACCTTGAGCATCACAAATTGCAATCTCACTGCCGTCCCTTACGTGGCCATTCAACACCTGGTGTACCTTCGATTTTTCAACCTGTCCTTCAATCCGATTGAGGTTGTGGAGGGCAACAAAATGCACAATTTGCTGAGGCTCCAGGCTTTTCACTTGGTTGGTGGCCGGCTATTCAGCATCGAGCCTTACTCCTTCAGAGGACTCAACTACCTTCGGGTTCTCAATGTATCCAGCAATAGTTTAAGCACTTTAGAGGAGTCTGCCTTTCACTCAGTCGGCAATCTGGAGACACTTGCTCTTCATGACAACCCCTTGGCATGTGACTGTCGTCTCCTCTGGGTCTTTCGCCGTCGATGGAGACTTAATTTCAACCGCCAGCAGCCATCTTGTGAAACGCCAGAGTTTTTGCAGGGTAAAGAGTTCAAAGACTTCCCCGATGTTCTCCCAGCAAATTATTTCACTTGTCAAAAATCTAAGATCCGAGATCACAAAGCCATTCATAGATTTGTGGATGAGGGGACCACTGTCCAATTCCCTTGCCAAGCAGATGGAGACCCTGCTCCCATGATTATGTGGCAGTCTCCAAAAAAGCAATTTATCACCACTAAAAGCATTGGCCGGCTGTCGGTGTCTCCTGATGGCACCCTAGAGGTTAGATATGCTCAAATACAAGACAATGGCACATACATGTGCATTGCCGTCAATGCAGGAGGTAATGACACCCGTTTGGCTCACCTACACGTTCATAGCTACTCTCCCAATTGGCCACATCAGCCGAATAAGACCTTTGCCTTCATTTCGAACCAGCCCAATGATAACAGTGCCAATGGAACTGGTTCGACGGATCCCTTTCCCTTCGATATGAAGACTCTCATTATCGCTACCACCATGGGGTTTATCTCTTTCTTGGGAGTGGTGCTGTTCTGTCTGGTGCTTTTGTTCCTCTGGAGTCGAGGGAAAGGCAATGCCAAGCCAAACATTGAGATTGAGTATGTGCCACGGAAAGTAGATGGAGAAAGCAGCCCAAATGAGGGATCTCACAAGATCAGTATGAAGATGATTTAA
- the lingo1b gene encoding leucine-rich repeat and immunoglobulin-like domain-containing nogo receptor-interacting protein 1-B isoform X2 has product MTFLVTIKMVAREASGHSYLVACWQPILILMLGTVLSGSATGCPSRCECSAQERSVVCHRRKLIALPEGIPIDTRLLDLSKNRLKAINPEEFLNYPHLEELQLNENIISVIEPGAFSNLLGLRTLGLRNNKLKLIQLGVFTGLSNLTRLDISENKIVILLDYMFQELYNLKELEVGDNDLVFISHRAFHGLSSLEQLTMERCNLTSVPTEAFSHLHNLMTLRLRHLNINIIRDFSFRRLFRLKVLEIANWPLLETLTTKSLHGLNITTLSITNCNLTAVPYVAIQHLVYLRFFNLSFNPIEVVEGNKMHNLLRLQAFHLVGGRLFSIEPYSFRGLNYLRVLNVSSNSLSTLEESAFHSVGNLETLALHDNPLACDCRLLWVFRRRWRLNFNRQQPSCETPEFLQGKEFKDFPDVLPANYFTCQKSKIRDHKAIHRFVDEGTTVQFPCQADGDPAPMIMWQSPKKQFITTKSIGRLSVSPDGTLEVRYAQIQDNGTYMCIAVNAGGNDTRLAHLHVHSYSPNWPHQPNKTFAFISNQPNDNSANGTGSTDPFPFDMKTLIIATTMGFISFLGVVLFCLVLLFLWSRGKGNAKPNIEIEYVPRKVDGESSPNEGSHKISMKMI; this is encoded by the coding sequence GTTACCATCAAAATGGTGGCCAGAGAGGCAAGTGGGCACAGCTACCTGGTGGCATGCTGGCAGCCCATTCTCATCCTGATGCTGGGTACCGTGCTGTCCGGTTCTGCCACTGGCTGCCCCTCTCGCTGTGAGTGCAGTGCCCAAGAGCGCTCGGTCGTGTGTCATCGGCGGAAGCTGATCGCCCTCCCTGAGGGGATTCCCATTGACACACGACTGTTAGATCTCAGCAAGAATCGCTTGAAAGCCATCAACCCTGAGGAATTTCTCAATTACCCACACCTGGAGGAGCTACAGCTTAATGAGAACATCATTTCCGTCATTGAACCAGGGGCCTTCAGCAACCTCCTCGGCTTGCGAACACTGGGACTACGCAACAACAAGCTGAAGTTGATTCAGCTGGGTGTTTTCACCGGCCTCAGTAACCTCACTCGGTTAGACATTAGTGAGAATAAAATTGTCATTTTGTTGGACTACATGTTTCAAGAACTCTACAACCTGAAAGAGCTGGAGGTGGGGGACAATGACCTGGTGTTCATCTCTCACAGAGCTTTTCATGGCCTCAGCAGCCTAGAGCAGCTCACTATGGAAAGGTGCAACCTGACCTCTGTGCCAACAGAGGCCTTCAGTCATCTTCACAACCTGATGACCCTCAGACTGCGGCATCTGAACATCAACATCATCAGAGACTTTTCCTTCAGGAGGCTTTTTCGACTCAAGGTCTTAGAGATAGCAAACTGGCCTCTTTTAGAAACCTTGACCACAAAGTCCCTCCATGGACTCAACATCACAACCTTGAGCATCACAAATTGCAATCTCACTGCCGTCCCTTACGTGGCCATTCAACACCTGGTGTACCTTCGATTTTTCAACCTGTCCTTCAATCCGATTGAGGTTGTGGAGGGCAACAAAATGCACAATTTGCTGAGGCTCCAGGCTTTTCACTTGGTTGGTGGCCGGCTATTCAGCATCGAGCCTTACTCCTTCAGAGGACTCAACTACCTTCGGGTTCTCAATGTATCCAGCAATAGTTTAAGCACTTTAGAGGAGTCTGCCTTTCACTCAGTCGGCAATCTGGAGACACTTGCTCTTCATGACAACCCCTTGGCATGTGACTGTCGTCTCCTCTGGGTCTTTCGCCGTCGATGGAGACTTAATTTCAACCGCCAGCAGCCATCTTGTGAAACGCCAGAGTTTTTGCAGGGTAAAGAGTTCAAAGACTTCCCCGATGTTCTCCCAGCAAATTATTTCACTTGTCAAAAATCTAAGATCCGAGATCACAAAGCCATTCATAGATTTGTGGATGAGGGGACCACTGTCCAATTCCCTTGCCAAGCAGATGGAGACCCTGCTCCCATGATTATGTGGCAGTCTCCAAAAAAGCAATTTATCACCACTAAAAGCATTGGCCGGCTGTCGGTGTCTCCTGATGGCACCCTAGAGGTTAGATATGCTCAAATACAAGACAATGGCACATACATGTGCATTGCCGTCAATGCAGGAGGTAATGACACCCGTTTGGCTCACCTACACGTTCATAGCTACTCTCCCAATTGGCCACATCAGCCGAATAAGACCTTTGCCTTCATTTCGAACCAGCCCAATGATAACAGTGCCAATGGAACTGGTTCGACGGATCCCTTTCCCTTCGATATGAAGACTCTCATTATCGCTACCACCATGGGGTTTATCTCTTTCTTGGGAGTGGTGCTGTTCTGTCTGGTGCTTTTGTTCCTCTGGAGTCGAGGGAAAGGCAATGCCAAGCCAAACATTGAGATTGAGTATGTGCCACGGAAAGTAGATGGAGAAAGCAGCCCAAATGAGGGATCTCACAAGATCAGTATGAAGATGATTTAA